The following are encoded in a window of Panicum virgatum strain AP13 chromosome 5N, P.virgatum_v5, whole genome shotgun sequence genomic DNA:
- the LOC120674195 gene encoding non-specific phospholipase C2-like, which produces MAVRRRSTCSARAPSLPVAAVLFLLLAAAPACLEAGGPIKTVVVVVMENRSFDHMLGWMKRLNPAIDGVTGAEWNPANTTDPAAGRVYFGEGAQYVDPDPGHSFQEIRQQIFGSDDASGPARMDGFVQQARSLGGNMTDAVMHGFAPDSVAVYRELVAQFAVCDRWFASVPSSTQPNRLFVHSGTSGGATSNNPQLLAKGYPQRTIFDNIHDAGLSFGVYFQDVPAVLFYRNLRKLKYLLDFHPFHSSFRDHASRGSLPNYAVIEQHYLDSKLDPANDDHPSHDVYQGQMFVKEIYETLRASPQWNETLMVLTYDEHGGFFDHVPTPVHGVPSPDGIVGPPPYNFTFDRLGVRVPAILISPWIEKGTVIHGPNGPTPTSQYEHSSIPATVKKLFDLPQDFLTKRDAWAGTFESVVQTRTEPRTDCPEQLPMPTRIRQTEANEEAKLSEFQQEIIQLASVLNGDHELTSLQDRIRDKMNVREGIAYMRGAVKRFFEAGMSAKRMGVDDEQIVKMRPSLTTRIERP; this is translated from the exons ATGgcggtccgccgccgcagcacgtgCAGCGCCCGGGCGCCGAGCCTACCGGTAGCGGCGgtgctcttcctcctcctggcggccgcgccggcgtgcCTTGAGGCCGGGGGCCCGATCaagacggtggtggtggtggtgatggagAACCGTTCCTTCGACCACATGCTGGGGTGGATGAAGCGGCTGAACCCGGCGATCGACGGCGTGACGGGCGCGGAGTGGAACCCGGCCAACACGACGgacccggcggcggggcgcgtctACTTCGGGGAGGGCGCGCAGTACGTGGACCCGGACCCGGGGCACTCGTTCCAGGAGATCCGGCAGCAGATCTTCGGCTCCGACGACGCGTCCGGCCCCGCCCGGATGGACGGCTTCGTGCAGCAGGCGCGCTCGCTGGGGGGCAACATGACCGACGCCGTCATGCACGGCTTCGCGCCCGACAGCGTCGCCGTCTACCGCGAGCTCGTCGCCCAGTTCGCCGTCTGCGACCGCTGGTTCGCCTCCGTGCCCTCGTCCACGCAGCCCAACCGGCTGTTCGTCCACTCCGGCACATCCGGCGGCGCCACCAGCAACAACCCGCA GCTGCTGGCCAAGGGTTACCCTCAGCGGACCATCTTCGACAACATCCACGACGCGGGCCTGTCGTTCGGCGTCTACTTCCAGGACGTGCCGGCGGTGCTCTTCTACCGCAACCTGCGCAAGCTCAAGTACCTGCTCGACTTCCACCCCTTCCACTCCAGCTTCCGCGACCACGCCAGCCGGGGATCCCTCCCCAACTACGCCGTCATCGAGCAGCACTACCTCGACTCCAAGCTCGACCCGGCCAACGACGACCACCCCTCCCACGACGTCTACCAGGGCCAGATGTTCGTCAAGGAGATCTACGAGACGCTGCGCGCAAGCCCGCAGTGGAACGAGACGCTCATGGTCCTCACCTACGACGAGCACGGGGGCTTCTTCGACCACGTCCCCACGCCCGTCCACGGCGTCCCCAGCCCCGACGGCATCGTCGGACCGCCGCCCTACAACTTCACCTTCGACCGCCTCGGAGTGCGCGTCCCGGCCATCCTCATCTCCCCATGGATCGAAAAGGGAACAG TTATCCATGGGCCGAATGGACCGACGCCAACGTCGCAGTACGAGCACTCGTCGATCCCTGCCACGGTGAAGAAGCTCTTCGACCTGCCGCAGGATTTCCTGACGAAAAGAGACGCGTGGGCAGGCACCTTCGAGAGCGTCGTGCAGACAAGAACCGAGCCCAGGACGGACTGCCCAGAGCAGCTCCCGATGCCGACGAGGATCCGGCAGACGGAGGCGAACGAGGAGGCCAAGCTGAGCGAGTTCCAGCAGGAGATCATCCAGCTCGCGTCGGTGCTCAACGGGGACCATGAGCTCACCAGCCTGCAGGACAGGATCCGGGATAAGATGAACGTCAGGGAAGGCATCGCCTACATGCGGGGCGCCGTGAAGCGCTTCTTCGAGGCCGGCATGTCGGCCAAGCGGATGGGCGTCGACGACGAGCAGATCGTCAAGATGAGGCCTTCCCTCACCACCAGGATTGAACGTCCATAG
- the LOC120672083 gene encoding probable calcium-binding protein CML31, producing MVVASSSCASSSSSELGSLFAAFDKDGDGRISAAELRLCMKATLGEDVSAEDAEALVASVDADGDGLLDGDEFARLVHAEVGEEERHRGLRQAFGMYEMEGQGCITPTSLKRMLSRLGAHQEIDDCRAMICRFDLDGDGVLSFDEFKIMMSA from the coding sequence ATGGTTGTCGCGTCGTCGTCTtgtgccagcagcagcagcagcgagctGGGGTCCCTGTTCGCCGCGTTCGACAAGGACGGCGACGGGCGGATCTcggcggcggagctgcggcTGTGCATGAAGGCGACGCTGGGCGAGGACGTGTCGGCGGAGGACGCGGAGGCGCTGGTGGCCTCGGTGGACGCGGACGGCGACGGGCTGCTGGACGGGGACGAGTTCGCGCGCCTGGTGCACGCCGAggtcggggaggaggagcgccacCGGGGGCTCCGCCAGGCGTTCGGCATGTACGAGATGGAGGGCCAGGGCTGCATCACCCCCACCAGCCTCAAGCGGATGCTCAGCAGGCTCGGCGCGCACCAGGAGATCGACGACTGCCGCGCCATGATCTGCAGGTTCGacctcgacggcgacggcgtgctcAGCTTCGACGAGTTCAAGATCATGATGAGCGCATGA
- the LOC120672258 gene encoding putative calcium-binding protein CML23 translates to MVAASGELRRVFASFDQDGDGKISAAELQLCMKAATGEDMPAEDVRAVMASADADGDGLLDEEEFVRLAGEVVEAEDHDYDDEDRRRWLREAFGMYEMESSGCITALSLKLMLAKLGAHRDIAECQAMICRFDLDGDGVLSFDEFKTMMMG, encoded by the coding sequence ATGGTTGCTGCGTCAGGTGAGTTGAGGCGCGTGTTCGCGTCCTTCGACCAGGACGGCGACGGCAAGATCTCCGCCGCGGAGCTGCAGCTCTGCATGaaggcggcgaccggcgaggaCATGCCCGCCGAGGACGTGAGGGCGGTGATGGCGTCGGCGGACGCGGACGGCGACGGGCTGCTGGACGAGGAGGAGTTCGTGAGGCTGGcgggggaggtggtggaggccgAGGACCACGACTACGACGACGAGGACAGGCGCAGGTGGCTCCGGGAGGCGTTCGGGATGTACGAGATGGAGAGCAGCGGGTGCATCACGGCGCTGAGCCTGAAGCTGATGCTGGCCAAGCTGGGCGCGCACCGGGACATCGCCGAGTGCCAGGCGATGATCTGCAGGTTCGACCTGGATGGGGATGGCGTGCTCAGCTTCGACGAGTTCAAGACCATGATGATGGGCTGA
- the LOC120675136 gene encoding heavy metal-associated isoprenylated plant protein 6-like: MAPVVVLKMDVHCLRCARKIRKVIKSIYGVEDLWVSLETGFVVVAGSGLDASQLKWRIQSRTGKHVAVVSDGTEDNQPQMVHLGPPQGYGYGYGGGASWVPAPHALHQYEAARRQHLANEAPARFHDDNPNGCCVMQ, from the exons ATGGCGCCCGTCGTCGTCCTCAAGATGGACGTGCACTGCCTCCGCTGCGCCCGCAAGATCCGCAAGGTCATCAAGAGCATCTACG GGGTGGAGGACCTGTGGGTGTCGCTGGAGACGGGGTTCGTGGTCGTCGCCGGGAGCGGCCTCGACGCGTCGCAGCTCAAGTGGCGGATCCAGTCCAGGACGGGGAAGCACGTCGCCGTGGTGAGCGACGGCACGGAGGACAACCAGCCGCAGATGGTGCACCTGGGGCCGCCGCAGGGGTACGGGTACgggtacggcggcggcgcgtcgtggGTGCCCGCGCCGCACGCGCTCCATCAGTACGAGGCGGCGCGCCGGCAGCACCTGGCGAACGAGGCGCCGGCGCGCTTCCACGACGACAACCCCAACGGCTGCTGCGTCATGCAGTGA
- the LOC120673443 gene encoding uncharacterized protein LOC120673443, giving the protein MEQDSAEAKQGGGDQSQSSAKGEKAEPGIPKPSDTKKLIEFMESHYDEFVARVQSFDEFYHAIFELIEMFCEERGQLQYRIPEKRILEEAYKKHHTSEGEVKKEEFVAMSKEVMKVESFSLGKATVEFGMFLFGGPACAFLAKRILPGLGWLSDDVVIPLATSGSVAYLIKSKRL; this is encoded by the exons ATGGAACAAGATAGTGCCGAGGCGAAGCAAG GTGGAGGAGATCAGAGTCAGAGCTCCGCAAAGGGTGAAAAGGCTGAACCAGGAATCCCAAAGCCTAGCGACACGAAAAAGCTTATCGAGTTCATGGAAAGTCACTACGATGAATTTGTCGCCCGTGTACAGTCCTTTGATGAATTCTACCACGCCATTTTTGAACTCATCga AATGTTTTGCGAGGAACGTGGGCAGCTGCAGTACAGGATACCGGAGAAAAGGATTCTTGAGGAAGCATATAAG AAGCATCACACGTCGGAGGGCGAGGTGAAGAAGGAGGAGTTCGTGGCGATGAGCAAGGAGGTGATGAAGGTGGAGAGCTTCAGCTTGGGCAAGGCGACGGTGGAGTTTGGCATGTTCCTGTTCGGGGGTCCGGCGTGCGCGTTCCTGGCGAAGCGGATCCTTCCGGGGCTGGGCTGGCTGTCGGACGACGTCGTCATTCCTCTGGCCACCTCCGGCTCCGTCGCCTACCTCATCAAGTCCAAGAGGCTCTGA
- the LOC120673442 gene encoding protein CLT1, chloroplastic-like — translation MAPPSPITCRPSAARHPLLLRARAPRVHGAARLGLGRALPPTREERSWLVAERSWLVAAAEPWSSPRVWPSRSSREAAAARCAAAGQQVAGRTGVGRGAGMEVALASAAVVAMATGNRVLYKLALVPLREYPFFLAQFATVGYVVIYFSILYLRYQAGIVNDEMLSLPQKPFLAVGILEAFGAAAGMAAGAVLSGASIPILSQTYLVWQLLLSAIFLKRRYRINQITGCFLVAVGVVITVASGSGTGASLKSTGIVWPLLMILSFFLQAADSVLKETIFRDASKKLKCGSVDLFVVNSYGSAYQALFMCLLLPFLSKLWGVPFHLLPTYIKDGAACFLNMGSISGCEGAPLLPLLFVLVNMGFNISLLHLLKISSAVVSSLASTFSVPLSIYAFTLPLPYIGVASTLPPGFVAGAAVLTAGLLLYSLPQAQHSGNCFHSKND, via the exons ATGGCCCCGCCGTCCCCCATTACGTGCCGCCCCTCCGCGGCGCGGCACCCGCTGCTGCtccgcgcccgcgcgccgcgcgttCATGGAGCGGCGCGGCTCGGGCTGGGGCGGGCGCTGCCGCCGACGAGGGAGGAGCGTTCATGGCTCGTGGCCGAGCGTTCAtggctcgtggcggcggcggagccgtgGTCGTCGCCGCGGGTGTGGccgagcaggagcagcagggaggcggcggccgcgaggtgcgcggcggccgggcagcAGGTGGCGGGGCGCACTGGCGTCGGGAGGGGTGCCGGGATGGAGGTGGCCCTCGCCAGCGCCGCGGTCGTCGCCATGGCCACGGGGAACCGCGTCCTCTACAAGCTCGCGCTCGTGCCGCTCCGGGAGTACCCCTTCTTCCTGGCGCAGTTCGCCACGGTCGG ATATGTAGTCATCTATTTCTCGATCCTGTATCTTCGGTATCAAGCGGGCATTGTCAACGATGAGATGCTGTCTTTACCACAGAAACCTTTTCTAGCTGTGGGAATCTTGGAGGCTTTTGGTGCCGCAGCAGGGATGGCGGCTGGAG CTGTTCTTTCTGGGGCTTCAATACCAATACTCTCACAG ACATATCTTGTTTGGCAGCTTCTTCTATCTGCAATATTTTTGAAGAGACGCTATAGAATTAACCAGATAACTGGATGCTTTCTAGTGGCTGTTGGAGTCGTAATAACTGTAGCAAG TGGATCTGGTACTGGTGCTTCACTTAAAAGTACTGGAATTGTATGGCCACTGCTAATGATACTATCATTCTTTCTCCAAGCTGCCGATTCAGTATTGAAG GAAACAATATTTAGAGATGCTTCTAAGAAATTGAAG TGTGGCTCAGTTGATCTTTTTGTTGTCAATTCGTATGGCTCTGCTTATCAA GCTCTTTTTATGTGTCTCTTGCTGCCTTTTCTGTCAAAGTTATGGGGAGTTCCATTCCATCTGCTACCAACGTACATTAAAGATGGCGCAGCCTGCTTCTTAAACATGGGATCAATATCTG GTTGTGAAGGGGCGCCGCTACTACCGCTACTTTTTGTGTTGGTTAACATGGGATTCAATATATCATTACTACACCTACTAAAGATCTCCTCAGCAGTTGTATCTTCCTTGGCTTCTACATTCTCAG TTCCGCTGTCCATCTATGCATTCACCCTACCATTGCCATATATCGGAGTGGCATCAACTCTGCCACCTGGCTTTGTTGCGGGTGCAGCAGTACTCACCGCTGGCTTACTACTGTACAGCCTCCCACAGGCACAACATTCCGGAAATTGTTTCCACAGCAAGAATGACTAG